The Macrobrachium nipponense isolate FS-2020 chromosome 1, ASM1510439v2, whole genome shotgun sequence genome includes a window with the following:
- the LOC135220090 gene encoding heparanase-like, whose product MARIPFLLVFAFAMLSAFLCCGRPNSDSFRVAVLGELRKVSPFYLSIAVSSQIVKDGLITDLARSKKFVTLAKELSPAILRVGGSSANFLTYDPSGHGSEIREIDFDDEYETDEENDFTNFTMTAEGFQHLKEFANAASLTILFDVNQFYRIPENTWDFSNAWDIFKDSDDTFKWQLGNEPNSYYYNYKYNFTGTMDAHDYLSFRTELEKHFDNPEIIGPDVTNPRFPKLSAEDEEESNGLQMKFLKEFLENLKELKMDLTAVSWHHYYLPGANVTVEDYTSLETLNMLKWQIPQAVELRDEYCPDTPLWLTETSSSVGGGAEGFSNTYIAGFLWLDKLGYAAVQGIDLLARQTLYQKRYALINDIRRDFKPNPDYWLSVLYKRLVGVKVLDIATEGSPETTRLYGHCQKPGSASYKRGNVVIFGVNVDHSRSSKIQFDKMSPDHSIQQYLLEAPDNFIQSGDVMLNGILLEMTSDEELPDLEPHLLSGKEIEIPPLSFGFWVVVDAQAQDCKIP is encoded by the exons ATGGCGCGGATTCCTTTTCTTCTTGTGTTTGCCTTTGCAATGCTCTCCGCTTTCCTGTGCTGTGGAAGGCCAAACA GCGATTCGTTCCGAGTGGCTGTCCTGGGTGAACTGAGAAAAGTCTCGCCATTCTATCTCAGCATTGCCGTTTCTTCACAAATCGTTAAAGATGGTCTTATAACAGATCTTGCAAG gtCAAAGAAGTTTGTGACCCTAGCGAAGGAATTATCTCCAGCTATTCTGAGAGTTGGTGGGTCCTCTGCCAATTTCCTCACTTATGACCCGTCTGGTCATGGAAGTGAGATCAGAGAGATTGATTTCGATGATGAATATGAAACTGATGAGGAGAATGATTTCACCAATTTTACTATGACAG CCGAAGGTTTCCAACACCTGAAGGAATTCGCAAATGCTGCTTCGCTGACCATCCTTTTTGACGTGAACCAATTCTACAGGATACCTGAGAACACCTGGGATTTCTCCAATGCCTGGGACATCTTCAAAGATAGTGACGACACTTTCAAGTGGCAGCTTGGCAATG AGCCCAACTCCTACTATTACAACTACAAGTATAATTTCACGGGGACGATGGATGCCCATGATTACCTCAGCTTTAGAACAGAGCTGGAGAAACATTTTGATAACCCTGAGATAATCGGCCCCGACGTCACTAACCCAAGGTTCCCCAAGTTGTCAGCTGAAGATGAAG AAGAATCCAATGGACTACAAATGAagtttctgaaggagttcctggAAAACCTAAAGGAGCTGAAGATGGATCTGACTGCAGTATCTTGGCATCA TTACTACCTACCTGGTGCTAATGTCACCGTTGAGGACTACACTTCTCTGGAAACCCTCAACATGCTGAAATGGCAGATCCCACAGGCGGTAGAGCTGAGAGACGAGTACTGTCCCGACACCCCACTCTGGCTAA CCGAAACAAGCTCTTCTGTCGGAGGAGGCGCGGAGGGCTTTAGTAACACATACATTGCTGGATTCCTTTGGCTCGACAAACTGGGATATGCTGCCGTTCAAGGAATAGATCTCCTGGCGAGGCAGACCCTGTACCAGAAGCGCTATGCCCTCATCAATGACATCAGAAGGGATTTCAAACCTAATCCA gatTACTGGTTATCAGTGTTGTACAAGCGGTTAGTGGGGGTCAAAGTTCTCGACATAGCCACTGAGGGATCTCCCGAAACCACAAGGCTTTACGGACATTGCCAAAAACCCGGTTCAGCGTCCTATAAACGAG GAAACGTGGTTATTTTCGGCGTCAACGTGGACCATTCCAGATCTTCTAAAATACAATTTGATAAGATGTCTCCAGATCATTCCATTCAGCAATATCTCCTTGAGGCTCCAGATAACTTCATCCAGTCAGG TGACGTCATGCTTAATGGTATACTGCTTGAAATGACATCGGACGAGGAACTTCCTGACCTGGAGCCCCACCTACTCTCAGGAAAGGAGATAGAGATTCCTCCTCTCTCATTTGGCTTTTGGGTCGTTGTTGATGCCCAAGCACAGGACTGCAAGATTCCTTAG
- the LOC135219118 gene encoding protein obstructor-E-like isoform X1 — translation MRILAVAVICAAAGAGLAQEQQPDPCDRKSRVVGDITYCDRYWECVAGQPQLYDCPNGLVFVGRNRGIAEGCDYPWRGAYCDTKQLANPAISTEHCDWLYGIFGHETSCTRYWTCWNGTATEQFCIGGLLYNEETHACDWPQNVGGCQKHPLCKDDPNANVPLGKSCERYWACQGGYPRLQRCPATLVFDKQSRRCVNPPTVDCDVPSTTPPPEDEQQQQGVNPSQPRPQRRRPSLQASPVRESFVPENAIPLAPQGLRPIPQEPAFPAPDSRPLPTGGNFRPAPIPGAIPLQ, via the exons ATGAGGATACTTGCAGTAGCTGTAATCTGCGCCGCGGCTGGAGCCG GTCTGGCGCAGGAGCAACAGCCCGACCCCTGTGACAGGAAGTCGCGCGTCGTTGGAGACATCACCTACTGCGACCGTTACTGGGAGTGTGTGGCCGGGCAGCCCCAGCTGTATGACTGCCCCAACGGCCTGGTCTTTGTTGGCAGAAACAGAGGCATCGCTGAAGGATGCGACTATCCTTGGAGAGGGGCGTATTGCGACACAAAGCAGCTAGCTA ATCCAGCAATTTCGACCGAACACTGTGACTGGCTGTACGGTATTTTCGGTCACGAAACTTCCTGCACTCGGTACTGGACATGCTGGAACGGTACTGCTACTGAGCAGTTCTGTATTGGAGGACTTCTCTACAACGAAGAAACTCACGCCTGTGACTGGCCACAGAACGTTGGTGGTTGCcagaaacatc CTCTTTGCAAGGACGACCCTAACGCCAACGTACCTCTAGGCAAATCTTGTGAAAGGTACTGGGCATGCCAGGGAGGCTACCCACGTCTCCAGCGATGCCCAGCCACACTCGTGTTCGACAAGCAGTCTCGCCGTTGCGTGAATCCCCCCACGGTCGACTGCGACGTCCCATCAACCACTCCACCACCTGAGGATGAGCAGCAACAGCAGGGAGTCAACCCCTCCCAACCTCGTCCTCAGCGCCGCCGCCCCTCACTCCAGGCATCCCCCGTTCGCGAGTCCTTCGTTCCTGAAAACGCCATTCCCCTCGCCCCACAGGGTCTAAGACCGATTCCTCAGGAACCCGCTTTCCCAGCCCCTGACTCTAGGCCTCTGCCCACCGGAGGAAACTTCCGACCGGCCCCTATTCCAGGAGCCATCCCACTGCAGTAG
- the LOC135219118 gene encoding protein obstructor-E-like isoform X2, whose product MRILAVAVICAAAGAAVGQRLDPCKTKTRTSAHEDQCDAYYECFDGQAVLQTCPNGLVYLGKRTQGLFGVCDYDFNVDCSDRPGRNPAISTEHCDWLYGIFGHETSCTRYWTCWNGTATEQFCIGGLLYNEETHACDWPQNVGGCQKHPLCKDDPNANVPLGKSCERYWACQGGYPRLQRCPATLVFDKQSRRCVNPPTVDCDVPSTTPPPEDEQQQQGVNPSQPRPQRRRPSLQASPVRESFVPENAIPLAPQGLRPIPQEPAFPAPDSRPLPTGGNFRPAPIPGAIPLQ is encoded by the exons ATGAGGATACTTGCAGTAGCTGTAATCTGCGCCGCGGCTGGAGCCG CTGTGGGGCAACGTCTCGACCCTTGCAAGACAAAGACCAGGACCTCTGCCCACGAAGACCAGTGCGACGCTTACTACGAGTGCTTTGACGGCCAGGCAGTTCTCCAGACGTGCCCCAACGGTTTAGTCTACCTGGGCAAACGAACGCAGGGACTCTTTGGAGTGTGTGACTACGACTTCAACGTTGACTGCTCTGATCGCCCCGGCAGGA ATCCAGCAATTTCGACCGAACACTGTGACTGGCTGTACGGTATTTTCGGTCACGAAACTTCCTGCACTCGGTACTGGACATGCTGGAACGGTACTGCTACTGAGCAGTTCTGTATTGGAGGACTTCTCTACAACGAAGAAACTCACGCCTGTGACTGGCCACAGAACGTTGGTGGTTGCcagaaacatc CTCTTTGCAAGGACGACCCTAACGCCAACGTACCTCTAGGCAAATCTTGTGAAAGGTACTGGGCATGCCAGGGAGGCTACCCACGTCTCCAGCGATGCCCAGCCACACTCGTGTTCGACAAGCAGTCTCGCCGTTGCGTGAATCCCCCCACGGTCGACTGCGACGTCCCATCAACCACTCCACCACCTGAGGATGAGCAGCAACAGCAGGGAGTCAACCCCTCCCAACCTCGTCCTCAGCGCCGCCGCCCCTCACTCCAGGCATCCCCCGTTCGCGAGTCCTTCGTTCCTGAAAACGCCATTCCCCTCGCCCCACAGGGTCTAAGACCGATTCCTCAGGAACCCGCTTTCCCAGCCCCTGACTCTAGGCCTCTGCCCACCGGAGGAAACTTCCGACCGGCCCCTATTCCAGGAGCCATCCCACTGCAGTAG